The region CCTATGATTTTGTAGCTGAAATGACCCTGACGGATGGCTGATGTGCCGCCTGACACGACATTGAAAGAGAATGCCATGCCAACGCATATGCGCCAAGAAATAGATGAAATTCCCGAAGCCGCTGCTCGACTGCTCAGCATATCGGACGCATCGCTGAAAGCTGCGGGCAAAGCCCTGCGGGAGCGTGACCCGGCATTTCTCATCACCATTGCCCGCGGCTCTTCCGATCACGCGGCGCATTTTCTCAAATATGCCATCGAGCAACAGGCGGGCCGGGCCGTCGCCTCGATCGGGCCGTCGCTGGCCTCGATCTATGGCAAGACGCTGAAGCTGGATCAAGCCGCAGCGATTTCGATTTCGCAGTCTGGCAAAAGCCCTGACATCGTCGCGCTTGCCCAGTCTGCTGCCAGTGCCGGTGCATTGACGATTTCGCTCACCAACACGCAGCCATCGCCGCTCTCCGATGCATCCGCTCATGCTGTCGATATCAGTGCGGGCCCTGAACTGGCGGTCGCTGCCACGAAATCCTTCTTCAACTCCGTGCTCGCTGGCCTTGCCATTCTGGCCGAATGGACGGCGGATGAGAGCTTGCAGCGCTCCATCCAGCAATTGCCGGAGATATTGACACAAGCGGTTGCGCTCGATTGGAGCGATCTGGCGGCGGAGCTTGGCGAGGCGGAATCGCTCTATATGCTGGGGCGTGGGCCATCGCTTGCCATAGCCAGCGAGGCTGCTTTGAAATTCAAGGAAACATCGGAAATGCACGCGGAAGCCTATTCCAGTGCAGAGGTGCATCACGGACCCGTCGCGCTGGTGGATCGTCGCTTCCCAATCATCACCTTTGCGGCGCGTGATGCAGCACTTTCGTCGGTGCTTGCGACGGCTGACAGTCTCGCCGAACAGGGCGCGCTTGCTTTCATCACGGCAGATGGTGGTGCGCATGCACGTCGCCTGCCCTTCGTGGAAACCGGCCATCCCTTTACCGATGCGCTGGCCCTGATCATCCCCTTTTATGGTTTCGTCGAGAGTTGGTCACGTGCAAAAGGTCTCAACCCGGATGCGCCTGCGGCCCTCAAAAAAGTCACGGAGACACACTGACAATGGTGACAGCACTGACCCATGCCAGAATATTCGACGGCGAGCGCTGGCATGACAATAGCGCCCTGCTGATCGATGGTTCCAAGGTTGCTGGCATCGCGGCGAAAGACGACGTCGCGCCCGGCACAGAGTTGGTCGATTGCGCCAATGCGATCATCGTCCCCGGCTTCATAGATCTCCAAGTGAATGGCGGCGGCGGGGTCATGCTCAATGATGACAGGTCTGTCGATGGCATCGCCAAGATTTGCGCGGCCCATGCCAGGTTCGGCACCACAGGTTTGTTGCCGACGCTGATCACCGATACGCCGGAGATCACCGCATCCGCCATCGAAGCTGGCCTTGAAGCGCAGCAGGCACGCGTTCCCGGCCTCCTCGGCCTGCATCTGGAGGGCCCTCACCTTTCGCTCGCCCGCAAAGGCACGCACCATCCCGCCTTGATCCGCCCTATGGAAAATGGGGATCTCGAACGTATTCTCGCCGTCGCCAACCGGTTCGAAACGCTGATGATCACGGTGGCACCCGAAAACGCGACGCTGGAACAAGTGAAAGCACTTGCCGAGGCTGGCTTTGTCGTCAGTCTAGGCCATACCGATGCTCCCTATGAAACGGCAAGAGCCTATGCCGAAGCAGGTGCGCGGGTCGTCACACACCTGTTCAATGCCATGAGCCCGCTGGAAAACCGCTCACCCGGACTGGTTGGCACAGCGCTTGATCTCGGCCAGCTCTCGAGCGGCATCATTGCGGACGGTTTCCATGTCCATCCCGCATCCATGGGCGCTGCCATCCGTGCCAAGCGTGGACCGGGCCGGATTTTCATCGTTACCGATGCCATGTCGACGATCGGGACCGATCTTGACGGCTTGACGCTGAACGGGAGGCAGATTTACCGCAAGGACGGACGTTTGACGCTGGCTGATGGTACGCTTGCCGGTGCCGATATCGACATGTTGTCGTCGGTACTTTTCGTTCACAGAACACTTGGTATCGATTTCGAGGAGGCCGTGAGGATGGCAAGCCTCTACCCAGCGCAGGCAGTGGGAATTGCGAGCCGCAAAGGCTTGCTGACATCGGG is a window of Agrobacterium vaccinii DNA encoding:
- a CDS encoding SIS domain-containing protein yields the protein MPTHMRQEIDEIPEAAARLLSISDASLKAAGKALRERDPAFLITIARGSSDHAAHFLKYAIEQQAGRAVASIGPSLASIYGKTLKLDQAAAISISQSGKSPDIVALAQSAASAGALTISLTNTQPSPLSDASAHAVDISAGPELAVAATKSFFNSVLAGLAILAEWTADESLQRSIQQLPEILTQAVALDWSDLAAELGEAESLYMLGRGPSLAIASEAALKFKETSEMHAEAYSSAEVHHGPVALVDRRFPIITFAARDAALSSVLATADSLAEQGALAFITADGGAHARRLPFVETGHPFTDALALIIPFYGFVESWSRAKGLNPDAPAALKKVTETH
- the nagA gene encoding N-acetylglucosamine-6-phosphate deacetylase → MTMVTALTHARIFDGERWHDNSALLIDGSKVAGIAAKDDVAPGTELVDCANAIIVPGFIDLQVNGGGGVMLNDDRSVDGIAKICAAHARFGTTGLLPTLITDTPEITASAIEAGLEAQQARVPGLLGLHLEGPHLSLARKGTHHPALIRPMENGDLERILAVANRFETLMITVAPENATLEQVKALAEAGFVVSLGHTDAPYETARAYAEAGARVVTHLFNAMSPLENRSPGLVGTALDLGQLSSGIIADGFHVHPASMGAAIRAKRGPGRIFIVTDAMSTIGTDLDGLTLNGRQIYRKDGRLTLADGTLAGADIDMLSSVLFVHRTLGIDFEEAVRMASLYPAQAVGIASRKGLLTSGYDADFVVLDTDFQMKSTWIGGERVFEA